In a single window of the Dasypus novemcinctus isolate mDasNov1 chromosome Y, mDasNov1.1.hap2, whole genome shotgun sequence genome:
- the LOC139438338 gene encoding testis-specific Y-encoded protein 4-like, producing MASEAGPGEGPAPQARSEHLRGLASGPLVGESLGRPGQRSPQSCRAGAEAQDPAGGMETGEAPCEEAAVLWVEELPEMEVMEEDMVLENVMAVVDVVAEEEVQEQEREAEQKSLEEGQEECGRAQPGYDAEAAQTSVEALEALQLELSSVKVRTNRAFCRLKHKLRQAFKPHLERRSNIIERIRGFWFKTILNHPLMSAMISDQDQDMLNYMISLKVEEFIHPTNSCKIIFFFGRNPYFQNEVITKEYDITITGYKASHSTPIQWLGDYECQTNSYSNSNTSLNFFNWLSDHNFAGSNRIAEIICEDLWLNPLQYYLRI from the exons ATGGCGAGTGAAGCGGGTCCTGGCGAAGGCCCGGCTCCCCAGGCACGCTCAGAACACCTCCGTGGCCTGGCAAGCGGCCCTCTGGTAGGAGAGTCGCTCGGGCGCCCTGGCCAGCGGTCCCCACAGAGCTGCAGGGCAGGGGCGGAGGCACAGGACCCAGCTGGAGGGATGGAGACGGGAGAGGCGCCCTGCGAGGAGGCCGCGGTGCTCTGGGTGGAGGAGCTGCCGGAAATGGAGGTGATGGAGGAGGACATGGTGCTGGAGAATGTAATGGCGGTAGTGGACGTAGTGGCGGAAGAGGAGGTGCAAGAGCAGGAGCGAGAGGCGGAGCAGAAAagcctggaggaggggcaggaggagtgcGGGCGGGCCCAGCCAGGGTATGATGCGGAGGCGGCCCAGACATCAGTGGAGGCGCTAGAGGCCCTGCAGTTAGAGCTGAGCAGCGTGAAAGTCCGAACCAACCGGGCCTTTTGCCGGCTGAAGCACAAGCTGAGGCAGGCCTTTAAGCCGCACCTGGAGCGCAGAAGCAACATCATTGAGCGTATTCGTGGCTTCTGGTTCAAAACC ATTCTGAACCATCCTCTGATGTCAGCAATGATCAGCGACCAGGATCAGGATATGCTCAACTATATGATCAGTTTGAAG GTAGAAGAGTTCATCCATCCTACAAATAGTTGcaaaatcatatttttctttgggAGAAACCCTTACTTCCAAAATGAAGTGATCACTAAGGAGTATGACATTACTATCACTG GATATAAGGCATCTCATTCCACTCCAATCCAATGGCTCGGTGATTATGAGTGCCAGACCAACAGCTACAGTAACTCCAATACCAGCCTTAACTTCTTCAACTGGTTGTCTGACCATAACTTTGCAGGATCTAATAGAATTGCTGAG ATCATCTGTGAGGATCTCTGGCTGAATCCCCTGCAGTACTACCTAAGGATATAA